A window from Leptospira meyeri encodes these proteins:
- a CDS encoding acyltransferase, with protein sequence MIRKIRSYFIHRIIKILNRLLNDRFEQISNRYHLVCEGTFYSSNGCSIGVGSNLIIPNGTELLLGEGVYIGRNVEIGPGNRIEIGDYTSIQDRTTILGDVSIGRYCTFAANISISSGNHYFDKFPELNIKDQDRRVLKDPELRNQHSKPVVIEDDCWLGANVFVMNGLKIGKGCVIGANAVITKDVLPYSVVAGVPGKKIRNRINFIPPTSLDYNRSIDLPYFYSGFLVSDAERERYHELNGLGTKKQFSIALKHDSGDVVVVRCKKIVSEKVWLRYNDSKQELSDEFTDLSFRLDSEESIIHFSLAIDPNQNLDKSLSLIVVGSCSIKKQ encoded by the coding sequence ATGATTCGTAAGATTAGAAGTTACTTTATTCACCGTATCATAAAGATTCTTAATCGGCTTTTGAACGATAGATTCGAGCAGATTTCGAATCGTTATCATTTGGTTTGTGAAGGAACTTTTTACTCTTCAAATGGTTGTTCGATTGGTGTCGGATCGAATTTAATTATACCAAATGGCACTGAGTTATTACTAGGTGAAGGTGTCTATATTGGTCGTAACGTGGAAATTGGACCTGGTAATCGAATTGAAATAGGCGATTATACATCTATCCAAGATCGAACTACCATACTTGGAGATGTATCCATTGGTCGTTATTGTACATTTGCAGCAAACATCAGTATTAGTTCAGGGAATCATTATTTTGATAAATTCCCTGAGTTGAATATTAAAGATCAGGATCGTAGAGTTTTGAAGGATCCTGAGCTTAGAAACCAACATAGTAAACCAGTGGTAATTGAAGATGATTGTTGGTTAGGTGCAAACGTGTTTGTGATGAATGGCTTAAAAATTGGGAAGGGATGCGTTATCGGAGCCAACGCTGTGATAACAAAGGATGTTTTACCTTATTCTGTTGTTGCAGGCGTTCCTGGAAAAAAAATTAGAAATAGAATAAATTTTATTCCACCTACTTCACTAGACTATAACCGAAGTATTGATTTACCTTATTTTTACTCCGGTTTTTTAGTTTCTGATGCAGAAAGAGAACGTTATCACGAATTGAATGGTCTTGGCACAAAAAAACAATTCTCAATTGCATTAAAACACGATTCTGGGGACGTAGTTGTAGTTCGTTGTAAGAAAATTGTATCTGAAAAAGTTTGGTTGAGATATAATGATTCGAAACAAGAGTTATCTGATGAATTTACGGATCTAAGTTTTCGATTGGATAGTGAAGAATCTATCATTCATTTTTCTCTTGCGATTGATCCAAATCAGAATCTGGATAAATCTTTGTCTTTGATTGTAGTTGGATCATGTTCTATCAAAAAACAATGA
- a CDS encoding ABC transporter ATP-binding protein, translating to MSDVVLRIDNISKQYRLGQISTGSLAHDLNRWWKLLRGKEDPYLQVGQVNDRSVASDSEYVWSLKNVSFDVKRGDVVGIIGKNGAGKSTLLKILSQVTSPTQGSVKIKGRVAALLEVGTGFHPDLTGRENVFLNGAILGMTSAEIKSKFDEIINFSGVEKYIDTPVKRYSSGMMVRLGFAVAAHLEPEILIVDEVLAVGDAEFQKKCLGKIQNVSSEGRTVLFVSHNMQALQAICKRGILLKHGMVEENSDIDVCIQKYTGLFQEANLENLAINDRLGRTNSNGNALFTSVSPRTGNQHSWSFDSKDDVYLDFTLNIREHCDGLSFYFALIEPLAMSVITNYKTRMTEHSPKVGEPFHFSLKIPKNSLRVGQYLMYIAIGDKDLRKWYDVIDNNINLPALSITSSELDPHHNMGLVSLPFELKIEK from the coding sequence ATGAGTGATGTAGTTTTACGAATAGATAATATCTCAAAACAATATAGATTGGGTCAAATAAGCACAGGTTCTTTGGCTCATGATTTAAACCGATGGTGGAAACTTCTCCGAGGGAAAGAAGATCCTTATTTGCAAGTAGGGCAAGTTAATGACCGAAGTGTTGCTAGTGATAGTGAATACGTATGGTCGTTAAAAAATGTTAGTTTTGATGTAAAACGTGGAGATGTTGTTGGCATTATCGGTAAGAATGGTGCTGGAAAATCGACTCTTTTGAAAATACTATCCCAGGTTACTTCGCCTACACAGGGCAGTGTTAAAATTAAAGGCCGTGTTGCTGCATTGTTAGAAGTTGGAACTGGATTTCATCCTGACCTTACAGGTCGCGAGAATGTTTTTCTGAATGGGGCTATACTTGGAATGACCTCGGCAGAGATTAAAAGTAAATTTGATGAAATCATAAACTTTAGCGGAGTTGAAAAATACATCGATACTCCTGTTAAAAGATATTCTTCTGGAATGATGGTTCGCTTAGGATTTGCAGTTGCAGCACATTTGGAGCCGGAGATTTTGATTGTAGATGAAGTGTTGGCTGTCGGTGATGCTGAGTTTCAAAAGAAATGTTTAGGTAAAATCCAAAATGTTTCGAGTGAAGGAAGAACAGTTCTTTTTGTTAGTCACAATATGCAAGCACTTCAAGCAATTTGTAAACGAGGCATTTTGCTAAAACATGGAATGGTCGAAGAAAATAGTGATATTGATGTTTGCATTCAAAAATACACTGGTCTCTTTCAAGAAGCAAATTTAGAAAATTTAGCAATTAATGATCGATTGGGTCGCACGAATAGCAATGGAAATGCTTTGTTTACGAGTGTGAGTCCTCGAACGGGAAACCAACATTCTTGGAGCTTTGATTCAAAAGATGATGTTTATTTAGATTTTACTTTAAATATTCGAGAACATTGTGATGGACTATCATTTTATTTTGCATTAATCGAACCTCTGGCAATGAGTGTGATTACAAATTATAAAACACGTATGACAGAACATTCTCCAAAGGTTGGGGAGCCATTCCATTTTTCCTTAAAAATTCCTAAAAATTCTCTTCGTGTTGGACAATATTTAATGTACATTGCCATTGGAGATAAGGATCTAAGGAAATGGTATGACGTCATTGATAATAACATAAATTTACCAGCGCTTAGTATCACTTCTT
- a CDS encoding ABC transporter permease: MQIKMNSINTPELVEDWDLILEPRRKWYSLRLGEIIRYRDLLFLFVRRDIVSVYKQTILGPIWFFIQPVLTSLTFAVIFGVVAGIATDGIPNFLFYLSGITIWNYFADTLVKTSDTFVVNAAIFGKVYFPRLIVPISIAISNLVKFFLQFVLLLGVMLFYSFLGTEIKISFYYLLIPFLIFLMGIIGLGFGIIISSLTTKYRDLKFLVNFGVQLLMYCSPIVFPLSIVTNNFPKMKLILLLNPVTSLIEAFRFILLGVGVFDWVYLGISLGFTIVLVFLSIIIFNRVERSFIDTV, encoded by the coding sequence TTGCAAATAAAAATGAATAGCATTAATACTCCTGAGCTTGTCGAAGATTGGGACTTGATTTTAGAACCACGTAGAAAGTGGTATTCCTTGCGTTTAGGTGAAATCATTCGATATAGAGATTTACTTTTTCTATTCGTGAGAAGAGATATAGTTTCTGTATATAAACAAACAATCCTTGGCCCCATATGGTTTTTTATTCAACCAGTTTTAACCTCTTTAACTTTTGCAGTAATATTTGGAGTGGTAGCAGGAATTGCTACTGATGGTATTCCAAATTTTCTATTTTATTTAAGTGGAATTACAATTTGGAATTACTTTGCTGATACTTTAGTGAAAACTTCTGATACTTTTGTGGTCAATGCTGCAATATTTGGAAAAGTTTATTTTCCTCGCTTAATCGTTCCAATATCAATTGCTATTTCAAATTTGGTTAAATTTTTTCTGCAGTTTGTTTTGTTATTAGGGGTGATGTTGTTTTATAGCTTTTTAGGGACAGAGATAAAGATAAGTTTTTACTACCTTTTAATCCCTTTTTTGATTTTTTTGATGGGTATTATTGGTTTAGGATTTGGTATTATTATTTCATCCTTAACAACAAAGTATCGGGATTTGAAATTTTTGGTTAATTTTGGTGTACAACTCTTGATGTATTGTTCACCGATCGTTTTTCCTCTTTCGATCGTAACTAATAATTTTCCGAAGATGAAATTAATTTTATTATTAAATCCAGTTACAAGTTTGATCGAGGCTTTTCGTTTTATCCTTCTCGGAGTTGGTGTTTTTGATTGGGTCTATCTCGGAATCAGTTTGGGATTTACCATCGTTTTAGTTTTTCTTTCAATAATCATTTTCAATCGAGTTGAGAGATCATTTATCGATACTGTTTAG
- a CDS encoding phytanoyl-CoA dioxygenase family protein, translated as MINLFCRTRGRSNQIIHKIVSLFSSKVKLDSIDGIVPIKSKLDLKKVVKQLDEKGYVVFENVLTEEVCDYLYKFGTTTESSARPLYSGRGQVAKNTIIDFNNLIAIHYDFNEETLINDPVIQSLMADKSLIAIAQEYLNCTPISNVTGMWWQTDFEKTPNDEAATMWHFDMDHVRWIKYFFYITDVNTNSGPHCFVEGTHKPGKIPKKLLKRGYARITDEEIAEAYPENMVKEFIGKRGTLIIEDTIGLHKGKHVVDGSRLLFQLTFSDHLFGGNYPERKFRKFTDSKVKEFIFKNPKIFRKYLETSVNQ; from the coding sequence ATGATCAACCTGTTTTGTCGAACAAGAGGTCGTTCTAATCAAATAATCCACAAAATTGTTAGTTTGTTTAGTTCTAAGGTTAAGTTAGACAGTATTGACGGGATCGTACCGATTAAGTCCAAATTGGATTTGAAGAAAGTTGTCAAGCAGTTGGACGAAAAAGGATATGTAGTGTTTGAGAATGTTCTAACAGAAGAGGTGTGTGACTATTTATATAAATTCGGAACGACTACCGAGAGTAGTGCGCGCCCTCTGTATTCTGGTAGGGGACAGGTAGCAAAGAACACCATTATCGATTTTAATAATTTAATTGCAATTCACTATGATTTTAACGAGGAAACATTAATTAATGATCCGGTAATCCAGTCTTTGATGGCTGATAAGTCTTTGATTGCAATAGCACAGGAATATTTGAATTGTACTCCAATATCTAATGTTACAGGAATGTGGTGGCAAACAGATTTTGAAAAAACACCAAATGATGAGGCTGCGACAATGTGGCATTTTGATATGGACCACGTTCGATGGATTAAATATTTTTTCTATATTACGGATGTGAATACAAACAGCGGACCACATTGTTTTGTTGAGGGAACCCATAAACCTGGAAAAATTCCGAAAAAACTATTAAAGAGAGGATATGCTCGTATTACCGATGAGGAAATTGCGGAAGCATATCCCGAGAACATGGTAAAGGAATTTATTGGTAAAAGAGGAACTTTAATAATTGAAGATACAATTGGTTTACACAAAGGAAAACATGTTGTGGATGGCTCTAGATTGTTGTTTCAATTAACTTTCAGTGATCATTTATTTGGAGGAAATTACCCTGAGAGGAAGTTTAGGAAATTTACAGATTCGAAAGTAAAAGAATTTATTTTTAAAAACCCGAAAATATTTAGAAAATATTTAGAAACTTCAGTTAATCAATGA
- a CDS encoding capsular biosynthesis protein translates to MDFQLDGLSFGRYSLYNHFLQHKKIEFVIDEDSWDAVRLHLITCLRSYFAGKRLIESYKPDVVFFYSSGYSVNLVVRLYAEAKQIPCYSVFAGSNWSNRLKTIHIAKKNSFTHFYERDELWKKKFRFLPATKESLNNVKSFLHFILKGQSSFLYGGKPSRKTAKEIRDLFQIPETAKITLLATSSYDELKSAQLVDELPLEKSAIFANQIEWIKETVEFYKEKTDCFLIIRIHPRELPNQRDQVLSKHYIELKRIFDNLPKNVKVNLPSDHLSFYDLLEHIDFGLISWSSAGRDMAVWGIPFISYLDDYSFYPRSDLGSVAKSKAEYFVQIDKLISDDGWSFDRIIKTFRWLGFEMYDTVFDMSDIIDDRLVLLESFFWRNLRRVLRRLKLDHFLKPQLRVAKQGKLMFERVVSGRPTEEILEVDRMRLSPEKELDEVKEILNSICEVQFGENWKENLSSKLRNNIFGYIK, encoded by the coding sequence ATGGATTTTCAATTAGATGGGCTGAGTTTTGGAAGGTATTCATTATATAATCATTTCCTTCAGCATAAAAAAATTGAATTTGTTATCGATGAAGATTCATGGGATGCAGTTCGATTGCACTTGATTACTTGCCTTCGGTCTTATTTTGCTGGCAAACGACTCATCGAGAGTTATAAACCTGATGTTGTATTCTTTTATAGCTCAGGTTATTCTGTAAATTTAGTTGTACGTTTGTACGCAGAGGCGAAGCAAATCCCATGTTATTCTGTTTTTGCCGGTTCCAATTGGTCAAATCGCCTTAAAACCATTCATATCGCAAAAAAGAATTCGTTTACCCATTTTTATGAAAGAGATGAACTGTGGAAAAAAAAATTTAGATTTCTTCCTGCCACTAAAGAATCTCTAAATAATGTGAAAAGTTTTCTTCATTTCATTTTAAAAGGTCAGAGTTCTTTTTTATATGGTGGGAAACCTTCCAGGAAGACTGCTAAAGAAATCAGGGATTTATTTCAAATTCCAGAAACCGCAAAAATAACATTACTTGCAACAAGCAGCTATGATGAATTAAAATCTGCTCAATTAGTTGACGAATTACCGTTAGAAAAATCAGCAATATTTGCCAATCAAATAGAGTGGATCAAGGAAACTGTTGAGTTCTATAAGGAAAAGACAGATTGTTTTTTGATAATACGAATTCATCCGCGCGAACTCCCAAATCAAAGAGATCAAGTGTTATCAAAACATTATATCGAACTAAAAAGAATATTTGATAACTTGCCCAAAAATGTTAAAGTGAATCTTCCAAGCGATCATCTTTCTTTTTATGATTTATTAGAGCATATTGATTTCGGTTTAATTTCCTGGTCATCAGCTGGAAGAGATATGGCTGTATGGGGAATACCATTTATATCGTATCTTGATGATTATTCTTTTTATCCAAGAAGTGATCTCGGCAGTGTTGCTAAAAGTAAAGCTGAATATTTTGTACAAATTGACAAATTGATCTCAGATGACGGTTGGTCCTTTGACCGTATTATCAAAACCTTTCGATGGTTAGGTTTTGAAATGTATGATACTGTATTTGATATGAGTGATATCATTGATGATAGGCTGGTATTACTTGAAAGTTTTTTTTGGAGAAATTTGAGACGTGTTTTGAGGCGACTAAAATTGGATCATTTTCTAAAGCCACAACTAAGGGTTGCGAAGCAAGGAAAACTGATGTTCGAGCGAGTAGTTAGCGGTAGACCTACTGAAGAAATATTGGAAGTGGATAGGATGCGGTTGTCACCAGAGAAAGAATTAGATGAAGTGAAGGAAATTTTGAATTCAATATGCGAAGTTCAGTTCGGTGAAAATTGGAAAGAAAATTTATCTAGTAAGTTAAGAAATAATATTTTTGGGTATATTAAGTAA